Proteins co-encoded in one Juglans regia cultivar Chandler chromosome 16, Walnut 2.0, whole genome shotgun sequence genomic window:
- the LOC108980009 gene encoding glycosyl hydrolase 5 family protein-like, producing the protein MGRFFFFLVVFFLCILWIPSIVLQSKPVSALPLYTDSRWIVDDEGQRVKLACVNWASHMEAVVAEGLSKQPMDAISKRIKSMGFNCVRLTWPLFLATNDSLASLTVRQSFQSLGLSESVVGIQANNPSIVDLPLLQAFQAVVSSLGANNVMVILDNHISKPGWCCSNSDRNGFFGDQYFNPDLWIEGLTRMATIFNGVDNVVGMSLRNELRGPRQNVYDWYRYMQKGAEAVHAANPDVLVILSGLNYGKDLSFLHNQPVDLTFTGKLVYETHWYGFSDGMAWESGNPNQVCGRVVDNMMRLSGFLLEQGWPLFLSEFGIDLRGTSVNDNRYMNCFSAVAAELDLDWALWTLAGSYYMREGVTGLNENFGVLDWNWCDTRNAFFLQRISALQSPFRGPGLSQTRLHKLIFHPSTGLCVLRKSLQEPLRLGPCTDSDGWNYTPQKTLTVQGTYFCLQAQDLGKPARLGIVCSRSGSKWETASDSKMHLSTELDSGATVCLDVDSTNTIVTNTCKCISRDDMCDPGSQWFKLVDSTRSSSSTESF; encoded by the exons ATGGGgaggttttttttcttcttggtcgtcttcttcctctgtATTCTGTGGATTCCGAGCATCGTACTCCAAAGCAAGCCTGTCTCAGCTTTACCGCTGTACACCGATTCACGGTGGATTGTGGACGATGAAGGGCAAAGGGTAAAGCTGGCATGCGTGAACTGGGCGTCGCACATGGAAGCTGTGGTGGCGGAGGGACTGAGCAAACAGCCCATGGACGCCATCTCCAAGAGGATCAAATCCATGGGATTCAACTGTGTTAGGCTCACTTGGCCGCTTTTTTTGGCCACCAACGACTCTCTCGCTTCTCTCACTGTCCGACAGTCCTTTCAGAGTCTTGGGCTGTCTGAATCCGTTGTCGGAATCCAGGCCAACAACCCCTCCATCGTTGATCTTCCCCTCTTACAAGCATTTCAG GCGGTAGTGTCTAGCTTGGGGGCTAACAACGTGATGGTCATATTGGACAATCATATAAGCAAGCCCGGATGGTGTTGCAGCAACTCTGATCGCAATGGGTTCTTTGGCGACCAGTATTTCAACCCGGACCTCTGGATTGAGGGGCTAACTCGGATGGCAACCATCTTCAATGGCGTGGACAATGTTGTCGGCATGAGCTTGAGGAATGAGCTTCGAGGCCCCAGACAAAACGTGTATGATTGGTACAG GTACATGCAGAAGGGAGCAGAAGCAGTGCATGCAGCAAACCCAGATGTTCTGGTCATTCTCTCTGGCCTCAACTACGGCAAAGACTTGTCATTCCTCCACAATCAACCAGTGGACCTCACATTCACGGGAAAGTTAGTGTATGAGACGCACTGGTATGGTTTTTCAGATGGGATGGCATGGGAATCTGGCAACCCGAATCAAGTGTGCGGGAGAGTGGTAGATAACATGATGAGATTGTCAGGATTTTTGTTGGAACAAGGATGGCCGTTGTTCTTGAGTGAGTTTGGGATAGACCTAAGAGGTACCAGTGTGAATGACAACAGGTATATGAATTGCTTCTCGGCTGTGGCAGCTGAACTTGACCTGGATTGGGCCCTCTGGACACTTGCTGGGAGTTATTATATGAGAGAGGGAGTTACGGGATTAAATGAGAACTTTGGTGTGCTTGATTGGAATTGGTGTGATACACGAAATGCATTCTTCTTGCAAAGGATCTCTGCTCTGCAATCTCCTTTTCGAG GGCCTGGTCTATCGCAAACTAGACTACACAAACTAATCTTCCATCCATCAACTGGTCTGTGTGTTCTAAGAAAAAGCTTGCAGGAGCCATTAAGGTTGGGTCCCTGCACAGACTCCGATGGCTGGAACTACACACCACAGAAAACTTTAACCGTACAGGGAACATATTTCTGCCTACAAGCACAAGATTTGGGAAAGCCAGCAAGACTTGGCATAGTCTGCAGCAGATCTGGTTCAAAATGGGAAACCGCCTCGGATTCAAAGATGCATCTCTCAACCGAGCTTGACAGTGGTGCTACCGTTTGCCTAGATGTAGACTCCACTAATACCATAGTCACAAATACTTGCAAATGCATAAGCAGAGATGATATGTGTGACCCAGGAAGCCAGTGGTTCAAGCTTGTTGACAGTACAAGAAGTTCAAGCTCTACAGAATCATTCTGA